A region from the Salminus brasiliensis chromosome 22, fSalBra1.hap2, whole genome shotgun sequence genome encodes:
- the LOC140544390 gene encoding legumain-like, whose protein sequence is MIIIIIIIIIIIIINCPPVFINSGKNDTIFVYLSDHGGKGLFAFPSDTLHAYDLVDTITKMSRCHQFSKMVIYMESCFSGSMIEHLPKNINVHAVSAANPWTSSYSCYLDEHRHTYLADEFTSCWLLHCRMSDLTRTTFQDQFQYLRCNVTESTTCHYGNTELSKLAIGDFLGCPDPETQAEHSHKANSFAPTHLTPSHEVSLMILKKKIESERNLEKRGALERDLCKLEQKRARIKRAVNAIATHPNAKTIKGGRAHCPLTHLRNMKDIAEHFRLTFSGWHEDQSIK, encoded by the exons atgataataataataataataataataataataataataataaactgtccACCTGTTTTCATCAACAGCGGTAAAAATGACACCATTTTTGTCTACCTGTCGGATCACGGGGGTAAAGGACTGTTTGCCTTTCCCAGTGATACA CTTCATGCGTATGACCTTGTTGACACTATAACTAAGATGTCTAGATGCCACCAGTTCTCAAAG ATGGTGATTTACATGGAAAGCTGTTTCTCTGGATCCATGATTGAACATCTCCCAAAAAACATAAACG TTCATGCAGTGTCTGCTGCCAACCCCTGGACCAGCTCTTATTCGTGCTACCTTGATGAACACAGACATACATATCTCGCTGATGAATTCACTTCATGTTGGCTTTTGCACTGCAGAATG TCTGACCTGACCAGAACAACCTTCCAGGACCAGTTTCAGTATTTGAGATGCAATGTGACTGAATCTACCACCTGTCATTATGGAAACACA GAGCTCAGCAAACTGGCCATCGGGGACTTCTTGGGTTGTCCAGACCCAGAAACTCAGGCAGAACATTCTCATAAAGCAAACTCTTTTGCACCAACACATCTTACCCCATCCCATGAAGTCTCACTGATGATTCTAAAGAAGAAAATTGAGAGCGAGAGAAACCTTGAGAAAAGAGGAGCTCTGGAGAGAGATCTTTGCAAACTTGAGCAG AAAAGAGCCAGGATTAAAAGGGCTGTGAACGCCATTGCTACTCACCCCAATGCTAAAACCATCAAAGGAGGGAGAGCCCACTGTCCACTGACTCATCTGCGTAATATGAAAGACATAGCAGAACATTTCAGACTGACCTTCAGTGGCTGGCATGAGGATCAG TCCATTAAATAA